In Panulirus ornatus isolate Po-2019 chromosome 59, ASM3632096v1, whole genome shotgun sequence, the following are encoded in one genomic region:
- the LOC139767332 gene encoding U-scoloptoxin(01)-Er1a-like: MKVAVALICLAAVASARMAYELPDGYLAILGQDPSRAFDCADRAYGYYADPSNGCRIFHVCEPVYDEDGLTVVRVDQYTFLCGNQTIFSQESLTCAHPEDAYPCDQAESLYVSSNADFGKIPEDV, from the coding sequence ATGAAGGTCGCCGTCGCCCTAATCTGCCTCGCCGCCGTCGCCTCCGCCAGGATGGCATACGAACTCCCCGATGGATACCTGGCGATCCTGGGCCAGGACCCATCACGGGCCTTCGACTGCGCAGACCGCGCTTACGGCTACTACGCCGACCCCAGCAACGGATGCAGGATTTTCCACGTGTGCGAGCCCGTGTACGACGAGGATGGCTTGACTGTGGTGAGGGTCGACCAGTACACCTTCCTCTGCGGTAACCAGACGATCTTCAGCCAGGAGTCCCTCACCTGCGCCCACCCGGAGGACGCTTATCCCTGCGATCAAGCTGAGTCTCTCTACGTCTCCTCCAACGCCGACTTCGGCAAGATCCCCGAGGACGTTTGA